Proteins co-encoded in one Coxiella burnetii genomic window:
- the aroC gene encoding chorismate synthase, with protein MSGNSFGKLFTVTTAGESHGPALVAIVDGCPAGLSLTEADIQPDIDRRKTGKSRFTSQRRESDQVKILSGVFEGVTTGTPIALLIENADQRPRDYSQIKDLFRPGHGDYTYFKKYGFRDYRGGGRASARETVMRVAAGAIAKKYLREKVNLTIQGYTAAVGAIRAERIDLSAVEKNPFFFPDEVQIPHLEQLIMKLRRDGDSIGARLNVIAKGVPCGLGEPVFDKLDADIASAMMGINAVKGVEIGDGFAVVEQKGSFHRDELSKKGFLSNHAGGTLAGISSGQDILVSLAFKPASSIRIPGKTLDINGKAVEVVTTGRHDPCVGLRAVPIAEAMLALVLMDHYLRYKAQRG; from the coding sequence ATGTCTGGAAATAGCTTTGGAAAATTATTTACGGTTACAACTGCCGGAGAAAGCCACGGCCCTGCGCTTGTTGCTATTGTGGACGGGTGTCCAGCGGGATTGTCTTTAACAGAGGCAGATATACAGCCTGATATTGATCGGCGAAAAACAGGGAAATCGCGCTTCACTTCTCAACGACGCGAATCCGATCAAGTAAAAATCCTATCCGGCGTTTTTGAGGGCGTTACAACGGGTACACCCATCGCATTACTGATCGAGAACGCCGACCAACGGCCCCGTGATTATTCCCAGATAAAAGACCTATTTCGCCCAGGGCACGGAGATTATACTTACTTTAAAAAATACGGTTTTCGGGACTACCGCGGGGGAGGGCGGGCATCCGCGCGCGAAACGGTAATGCGTGTAGCAGCTGGAGCGATTGCCAAAAAGTATTTGCGAGAAAAGGTCAATTTAACCATTCAAGGCTACACCGCAGCGGTAGGTGCTATTCGCGCGGAACGTATCGATTTATCCGCTGTAGAAAAAAATCCCTTTTTCTTTCCCGACGAAGTCCAAATCCCTCATTTGGAACAATTAATCATGAAATTGCGTCGTGATGGGGATTCGATTGGCGCTCGTCTTAATGTGATTGCTAAAGGCGTTCCTTGTGGTTTGGGTGAGCCTGTTTTTGATAAATTGGACGCGGATATTGCTTCTGCCATGATGGGCATCAACGCCGTTAAAGGTGTTGAAATTGGCGATGGTTTTGCCGTTGTCGAGCAAAAAGGCTCGTTTCATCGAGATGAACTGAGTAAGAAAGGATTTCTTTCCAATCACGCAGGGGGTACCTTAGCAGGTATTTCATCGGGCCAAGATATCTTAGTGAGTCTTGCTTTTAAACCGGCATCGAGTATCCGTATTCCGGGAAAAACTTTGGATATTAATGGCAAAGCAGTTGAAGTCGTCACTACCGGACGTCACGATCCTTGCGTGGGATTGCGCGCAGTTCCTATTGCTGAGGCGATGTTGGCATTAGTTTTAATGGATCATTATTTGCGGTACAAGGCACAACGGGGATAG
- the moeB gene encoding molybdopterin-synthase adenylyltransferase MoeB — translation MTLTSNDIQRYARHLPLIGREGQAHLFAARILCVGAGGLGASVLQYLAAAGIGTIGIVDGDQVELSNLQRQVIFSPEDIGKNKALVASRYLSRFNPSLKTIVREEFLNEDNATKILKDFELVIDCSDNYRTRYLLNDICIQLKKPLISASIYQFQGQCSVFNYKEGPCYRCLYEEPPPEELIPNCALGGVLGVLPGILGCIQATEALKIILDKGEVLSGRLLTIDALSMRTREFRVPKNPQCPCCYEGKSALDLFLNTDNSKKIREIEAQKLAQWLENQNDNLLLIDVREPYEREICHIGGQHIPLRELDARQANLPRNKFIICYCKSGQRSRRAVQLLMDNGFTNVSSLQGGIMAWISSIDHSLTKY, via the coding sequence ATGACATTAACCTCTAACGATATTCAGCGCTATGCACGCCATTTACCGTTAATTGGTCGCGAAGGACAAGCACATTTATTCGCTGCCAGAATACTTTGTGTGGGTGCGGGTGGTTTGGGAGCATCAGTGCTGCAATATTTAGCGGCAGCGGGGATCGGTACCATAGGTATTGTCGACGGGGATCAAGTAGAGCTATCTAATCTTCAGCGGCAAGTAATTTTTTCGCCTGAGGATATCGGAAAAAATAAAGCGCTTGTGGCTAGTCGCTATCTTAGCCGATTTAATCCATCATTAAAGACTATTGTTCGCGAAGAATTCTTAAATGAAGATAATGCCACAAAAATCTTAAAAGATTTTGAACTTGTTATCGATTGCAGCGATAATTACCGTACGCGTTATTTACTGAATGATATCTGCATTCAACTCAAAAAACCCTTGATTTCCGCTAGTATTTATCAATTTCAAGGTCAGTGCAGTGTTTTCAATTATAAAGAGGGGCCTTGTTACCGTTGTTTATATGAGGAGCCTCCGCCTGAGGAGCTCATCCCTAACTGTGCATTGGGTGGCGTTTTAGGCGTATTGCCCGGTATTTTAGGCTGCATTCAAGCCACAGAAGCGCTCAAGATTATATTGGATAAAGGAGAGGTATTATCAGGACGATTATTAACAATCGATGCCTTGTCTATGAGAACACGCGAATTTAGGGTTCCCAAGAATCCCCAGTGCCCCTGCTGCTACGAAGGTAAATCAGCTCTCGATTTGTTTTTAAACACCGATAATTCAAAAAAAATTCGTGAAATAGAGGCCCAAAAATTGGCGCAATGGTTGGAAAATCAAAATGATAATCTTTTATTGATAGATGTGCGGGAACCCTATGAACGAGAGATTTGCCACATCGGTGGACAACATATTCCATTACGTGAACTCGATGCCCGTCAAGCGAATCTTCCCAGAAATAAATTCATCATTTGTTATTGTAAATCAGGACAACGTAGCCGTCGCGCTGTTCAACTGCTCATGGATAACGGCTTTACCAATGTCAGCAGCTTGCAAGGAGGCATTATGGCATGGATAAGTTCCATCGATCATTCACTGACGAAATATTGA
- a CDS encoding integrase core domain-containing protein, with translation MPCIKTVNRILKRYGRITIEESLKRKKFIRFEHEHPNDLWQMDFKGHFRLTNKIRCHPLTLLDDCTRYSLGIIACGDERLETVKQALIDIFRKWGLPKRMTMDNGAPWGYSGSQNYTQLTVWLIQQTIYVSHSRPYHPQTQGKLERFHRTFKQEFLNRYYFDTLAQAQKGFDWWRDFYNDERPHSAIEAYSPSEIYHRSERSYCEKIQPYEYATEMDVRKVNQKGIMSYKGRRYFVGEAFGGQAMGLMPSNENDIVNVYFCHQKVFKLDLNQPLNY, from the coding sequence ATGCCATGTATAAAAACGGTCAATAGGATACTTAAACGTTATGGCCGTATTACGATTGAAGAAAGTCTAAAGCGAAAAAAATTTATCCGTTTTGAACATGAGCACCCGAATGATTTATGGCAAATGGATTTTAAAGGACATTTCCGATTAACTAACAAAATACGCTGTCATCCGCTTACTTTATTGGACGATTGTACGCGTTATTCATTAGGGATTATTGCTTGCGGTGATGAACGATTGGAAACCGTAAAACAAGCGTTAATAGACATTTTTAGGAAATGGGGATTACCCAAAAGGATGACCATGGATAATGGAGCGCCTTGGGGCTATAGTGGTTCACAAAATTATACACAACTAACGGTTTGGTTAATTCAACAAACGATTTATGTTTCTCATTCGCGACCGTATCATCCTCAAACACAGGGGAAATTAGAAAGATTTCACCGTACGTTCAAACAGGAATTTTTAAATCGATATTATTTTGATACGCTGGCACAGGCGCAAAAGGGATTTGATTGGTGGCGAGACTTTTACAATGATGAGCGGCCCCATTCGGCTATTGAAGCCTATTCACCCAGTGAGATATATCATCGAAGTGAAAGGTCCTATTGTGAAAAAATTCAACCTTATGAATATGCTACAGAAATGGATGTTAGAAAAGTGAATCAAAAAGGTATTATGAGTTATAAAGGCCGAAGATATTTTGTAGGGGAAGCGTTTGGTGGGCAGGCAATGGGGTTAATGCCAAGCAATGAAAATGACATCGTGAATGTTTATTTTTGTCATCAGAAGGTATTCAAATTAGATTTGAACCAACCGCTTAATTATTAA
- a CDS encoding aspartate-semialdehyde dehydrogenase: MAAVYDVAVVGATGVVGEMILQLLDERQFPVGKIYPLASERSEGKRISFGGKQKKVGNLATFDFSKVQFAFFSAGAERSAEYAPRAAEAGCIVIDNTSHFRYETDIPLVVPEVNAQALENYRYRNIIANPNCSTIQLVVALKPIYDAVGIVRVNVATYQSVSGAGRRAIGELAEQTAHLLNGQPITSSVFPLQIAFNAIPHIDVFQENGYTKEEMKMVWETQKIMGDPNLLVNPTAVRVPVFFAHSEAVHIETRDPISPEEVKERLSQAPGIIVIDKENTYPTAISHAVNADAVFVGRIRRDISHPNGLDLWIVADNIRKGAALNAVQIAEVLINEDFYS, from the coding sequence ATGGCAGCGGTTTATGACGTAGCCGTCGTTGGAGCGACAGGCGTAGTAGGAGAAATGATTCTTCAGCTTTTGGATGAGCGCCAATTTCCCGTTGGGAAAATTTATCCTTTAGCTAGCGAACGCTCCGAAGGTAAAAGAATTTCATTTGGTGGAAAACAAAAAAAAGTCGGTAATTTAGCCACTTTCGATTTTTCCAAAGTTCAGTTCGCTTTTTTTTCAGCGGGCGCTGAGCGCTCGGCTGAATATGCGCCGCGCGCGGCCGAGGCCGGTTGCATCGTTATTGATAATACTTCCCACTTCCGTTATGAAACCGATATTCCATTAGTCGTGCCTGAAGTCAACGCCCAGGCGCTTGAAAACTATCGTTATCGCAATATTATTGCTAACCCCAATTGCTCGACCATCCAGCTCGTCGTCGCACTAAAGCCCATTTACGATGCTGTTGGCATTGTGCGTGTGAATGTTGCTACTTATCAATCAGTCTCTGGTGCAGGGCGTCGTGCTATTGGAGAGTTAGCGGAACAGACCGCGCATTTACTCAATGGCCAACCCATTACTTCTTCTGTTTTTCCCTTGCAAATAGCATTTAATGCTATTCCTCATATCGATGTGTTTCAAGAAAATGGCTATACGAAGGAAGAAATGAAAATGGTCTGGGAAACACAAAAAATTATGGGTGATCCTAATTTATTAGTAAATCCTACAGCCGTGCGAGTACCTGTTTTTTTTGCCCATTCGGAAGCGGTGCATATTGAAACGCGTGATCCTATCTCGCCGGAGGAAGTTAAAGAACGACTTTCACAAGCACCAGGCATTATTGTGATCGACAAAGAAAATACTTATCCCACTGCGATCAGCCACGCCGTCAATGCTGACGCTGTATTTGTGGGTCGTATCCGTCGTGATATTTCCCATCCTAACGGTCTCGATTTATGGATCGTCGCCGACAATATCCGAAAAGGCGCTGCGCTTAATGCGGTGCAAATTGCTGAAGTGCTGATTAATGAGGATTTTTATTCCTAA
- the udk gene encoding uridine kinase, whose amino-acid sequence MKNNVIIIGISGPSASGKSLLANTIVNELGSDQVVVISEDSYYKDLGDMPFEERAKINYDHPDSLDHELLYQHLLQLQQGNAIAVPCYDHSRHRRLEKTKTVGRHRIIVLEGILLFVEAQLREIMDIRIFMDTPLDICLLRRLQRDIVERERSLEGVLTQYQETVRPMYLQFTEPSKRYADIIVPRGGENRIAIEMIQAKMRELLGVNGALKRHA is encoded by the coding sequence ATGAAAAATAATGTCATTATTATTGGTATCTCTGGACCTTCTGCTTCGGGGAAAAGCTTGTTAGCGAATACCATCGTTAATGAACTCGGCTCTGATCAAGTCGTCGTTATTTCAGAAGATTCTTATTATAAAGATTTAGGAGATATGCCTTTTGAAGAGCGAGCAAAAATCAATTACGACCACCCCGACTCTCTTGACCATGAACTATTGTATCAACATTTATTACAACTGCAGCAAGGCAATGCCATCGCGGTGCCTTGTTACGATCACAGCCGGCACAGGCGATTGGAAAAAACAAAAACCGTAGGTCGGCATCGCATTATTGTTTTGGAAGGTATTTTATTATTCGTAGAGGCTCAATTGCGTGAAATTATGGATATTCGAATATTCATGGACACTCCATTAGATATTTGTCTATTGCGGCGATTGCAAAGGGATATCGTCGAGCGAGAACGCTCGTTGGAAGGCGTGCTCACCCAATACCAAGAAACGGTTCGACCCATGTATTTGCAATTTACGGAACCTTCCAAACGCTACGCCGATATTATCGTGCCGCGGGGCGGCGAGAACCGAATTGCTATCGAAATGATTCAAGCCAAAATGCGGGAGCTGTTAGGCGTCAATGGGGCCTTGAAAAGGCACGCCTGA
- the coxCC5 gene encoding Dot/Icm T4SS effector CoxCC5, with translation MPIMSPTFFSTKEQLQEKLIQKSLNKYKNAFCLLKSKNAPLRTGINLHPNSFISLKELLFDAQSILEAYQELRRDNKIAERFRYLYEQISFPLINTEAIIARSLWELEDFVFAHETNEVSVEIIKRALVALFILTHLETPPYLEQIHLIFQYKNFLPTDVMELIERIGQDKIEYVDLKDQDFRNHENEYNYVFQIKNDGLDYLLDQLIKQAHHADRYKSLR, from the coding sequence ATGCCAATAATGAGCCCCACCTTTTTTTCAACGAAAGAGCAACTACAAGAAAAACTTATCCAAAAAAGCTTAAATAAATACAAAAATGCTTTTTGCCTTTTAAAAAGCAAAAACGCGCCTCTAAGGACAGGAATTAACTTACACCCAAACAGTTTTATTTCTTTAAAGGAACTTCTTTTTGATGCCCAATCTATTTTAGAAGCTTACCAAGAATTAAGACGTGACAACAAAATCGCGGAGCGTTTCCGCTATCTGTATGAACAAATTTCTTTTCCATTAATCAACACTGAAGCTATCATTGCGCGATCCCTCTGGGAATTAGAAGATTTTGTTTTCGCCCATGAAACTAATGAGGTTTCCGTGGAAATTATTAAGCGAGCATTGGTAGCTTTGTTTATATTAACTCATTTAGAAACCCCACCCTACTTGGAACAGATTCATCTAATTTTTCAGTATAAAAATTTTCTACCAACGGATGTAATGGAATTAATTGAGCGAATAGGTCAAGACAAAATAGAATATGTTGATCTTAAAGATCAGGATTTTCGTAATCACGAAAATGAGTATAATTATGTTTTCCAAATTAAAAATGATGGGCTTGACTATCTTCTTGATCAGCTGATTAAGCAAGCTCACCATGCTGACAGGTATAAGTCCCTCAGGTAG
- a CDS encoding Smr/MutS family protein, whose protein sequence is MAVYRHIAPSGRLWYLIETMTKKSIDPEEAQLFRDSVGKVKPLNHDKHSMEPKKKTIAPKAPQKEPPPFHWNPTSDDWLNAEDSVHFAKPGLQHKVIQRLKQGRILPEATIDLHQQTIDEAVKTISFLIADGVTQGRRCILIIHGKGHFSAQGKPVLKNFLNQWLRGHPDVLAFHSTSPKQGGTGALIVLLKKRGLHEK, encoded by the coding sequence ATGGCCGTATATAGGCATATTGCACCTAGCGGAAGGCTATGGTATCTAATTGAAACCATGACCAAAAAATCAATTGATCCTGAAGAGGCTCAGCTCTTTCGTGATAGTGTTGGAAAAGTGAAGCCTCTTAATCACGATAAGCACTCGATGGAACCCAAGAAAAAAACCATTGCCCCCAAAGCTCCCCAAAAAGAACCCCCGCCCTTTCATTGGAACCCCACTTCAGACGATTGGCTAAACGCCGAAGATTCGGTACACTTTGCCAAACCAGGCCTTCAGCATAAAGTGATCCAACGTTTAAAACAAGGGCGGATCCTTCCTGAGGCTACGATCGACTTACACCAACAAACTATTGATGAAGCTGTGAAAACCATTTCCTTTCTTATTGCTGACGGTGTGACACAAGGCAGGCGCTGTATTTTAATTATTCACGGCAAGGGACATTTTTCAGCGCAAGGCAAACCCGTTTTAAAAAATTTTCTTAATCAATGGCTGCGAGGTCATCCTGATGTTCTTGCCTTTCACTCGACATCACCAAAGCAGGGTGGAACAGGTGCCCTAATCGTGCTTTTAAAAAAACGGGGACTGCATGAAAAATAA